Proteins encoded within one genomic window of Nonomuraea gerenzanensis:
- the rodA gene encoding rod shape-determining protein RodA yields MARTAAVRRPSLLRRITAENSTVRRLDGLMLVAVAGLCVIGTLLVWSSTRTWAPGSTGLVKKHLLNETIGVVLCGIVAMVDHRAMRAYAPLVFLLSLVGLGLVITPLGATINGSHSWILLGGGFAVQPSEFAKVGLLLIIAMLLAQPAEGSDRPRGLDVTLALLAAGVTVGLVMLQPDLGTAMVLAVITASGLIIAGMRKRWIGALTLVAGLGVFSVFYFQMLEPYQVARFTAFVDPSVDPRGVGYNSTQSMIAIGSGQLLGKGLLGGGQTTGRFVPEQHTDFIFTVAGEEFGFLGSVTVVLLLGVVLLRGLKIARQCEDRFGTLVAGTIVCWFAFQTFINVGMTIGIMPITGLPLPFVSYGGTATFANLIAIGLLQAIRVRRQSFN; encoded by the coding sequence ATGGCGCGGACGGCGGCCGTCCGGAGGCCCTCACTGCTGCGGCGGATCACCGCCGAGAATTCGACCGTGCGCCGGCTCGACGGGCTGATGCTGGTCGCGGTGGCCGGGCTGTGCGTGATCGGCACGCTGCTGGTGTGGTCGTCCACTCGCACGTGGGCGCCGGGCTCGACGGGGCTGGTGAAGAAACACCTGCTCAACGAGACGATCGGCGTGGTGCTGTGCGGCATCGTGGCCATGGTCGACCATCGGGCGATGCGGGCGTACGCGCCGCTGGTGTTCCTGCTGTCGCTGGTCGGGCTGGGGCTGGTGATCACGCCTCTGGGGGCGACGATCAACGGATCGCACTCCTGGATCCTGCTCGGTGGCGGCTTCGCGGTGCAGCCGTCGGAGTTCGCCAAGGTCGGGTTGCTGCTCATCATCGCGATGTTGCTGGCCCAGCCGGCCGAGGGCAGCGATCGGCCGCGCGGGCTCGACGTGACGCTGGCGCTCCTCGCCGCGGGCGTCACGGTGGGGCTGGTCATGCTCCAGCCCGACCTGGGCACCGCGATGGTGCTGGCGGTGATCACGGCCTCCGGGCTGATCATCGCGGGCATGCGCAAGCGGTGGATCGGGGCGCTGACGCTGGTGGCCGGCCTCGGGGTGTTCTCGGTGTTCTACTTCCAGATGCTGGAGCCGTACCAGGTGGCGCGGTTCACCGCGTTCGTCGATCCGAGCGTGGACCCGCGCGGGGTCGGCTACAACAGCACGCAGTCGATGATCGCGATCGGCTCCGGGCAGCTCCTGGGCAAGGGGCTGCTCGGCGGCGGGCAGACGACCGGGCGGTTCGTGCCGGAGCAGCACACCGACTTCATCTTCACCGTGGCGGGGGAGGAGTTCGGGTTCCTCGGATCGGTCACGGTGGTGCTGCTGCTCGGCGTGGTGCTGCTGCGCGGGCTGAAGATCGCCAGGCAGTGCGAGGACCGGTTCGGGACACTGGTCGCGGGCACGATCGTGTGCTGGTTCGCCTTCCAGACGTTCATCAATGTGGGCATGACGATCGGGATCATGCCGATCACCGGGCTGCCGCTGCCCTTCGTGTCGTATGGCGGCACCGCTACTTTTGCCAATCTCATTGCGATCGGGCTGCTGCAGGCCATCAGAGTGCGAAGACAGTCGTTTAATTAG
- the mrdA gene encoding penicillin-binding protein 2: MSRMRARLLALHVLVLTLLVVLAVRLWQVQVVRGQEFVTRATETRTRAVIVPAVRGQILDSSGRPLVRNKTALVVSVDRTRLSRMKDGGVKVLRKLSEVLGRPVSDLQQRITPCGPGVGKPCWTGSPYQPVPLDEKVDTREALQILERQEEFPGVTAEIHSVRQYPGGRAGAQMLGYLQPVTEAELEKREGLKASFSGVDLAGRDGLEYVYDEALRGKSGLRRVQVDRMGKALGVEEQITPVPGDHLVTSIDSRVQAVTEKALDKAMKSAPSADGGAAVVLDARSGRVVALASAPGYDPEIWAGGISARGYQWLLSEKSGKPLVSRAINGQFAPGSTFKVSSVAAMLRAGYPLNGHYSCPGSYAVGGRAFNNFRGIALGTLSLHTALVKSCDTIFYRAAYEQYLKDGGRTPKRKPREVFANTARAFGFGSPTGVDLPGESGGRIPDRAWKKDLWNQTSAVNCERSRKGYPEVKDRARAEFLKRLALENCTEGFLLRPGDSANFSIGQGDVLVTPMQLARAYMALVSDGKVRSPRIGWAQVRPDGKVVRTIPVPVVGKLPISDKERLYIKHALSQVAADGTAAGAFAGFPMNKVRVGGKTGTAEVWGKQDTSWFASFAPTKNPQYVVVAMVSQGGMGAQTAAPAVREIYEGIYGIKRKPAVSNGGRLTTRLPRFAPDGMVIRG; this comes from the coding sequence ATGAGCAGGATGCGGGCCCGGCTGCTGGCGCTGCACGTGCTGGTGCTGACGCTGCTCGTCGTGCTGGCGGTGCGGCTGTGGCAGGTGCAGGTGGTGCGCGGGCAGGAGTTCGTGACGCGGGCCACGGAGACCCGGACGCGGGCCGTGATCGTGCCGGCCGTGCGCGGGCAGATCCTCGACTCGTCGGGCCGGCCGCTGGTGCGCAACAAGACCGCGCTGGTCGTCTCCGTCGACAGGACCAGGCTGTCGAGGATGAAGGACGGCGGCGTCAAGGTGCTGCGCAAGCTGTCGGAGGTGCTCGGGCGGCCGGTGTCGGACCTGCAGCAGCGCATCACGCCCTGCGGCCCCGGCGTGGGCAAGCCGTGCTGGACCGGCTCGCCGTACCAGCCGGTGCCGCTCGACGAGAAGGTCGACACGCGCGAGGCGCTGCAGATCCTGGAGCGGCAGGAGGAGTTCCCCGGCGTGACGGCGGAGATCCACTCCGTGCGGCAGTATCCCGGCGGCAGGGCCGGCGCGCAGATGCTCGGTTACCTGCAGCCCGTCACCGAGGCCGAGCTGGAGAAGCGCGAAGGGCTGAAGGCCAGCTTCTCCGGCGTGGACCTGGCGGGCCGCGACGGGCTCGAATACGTCTACGACGAGGCGCTGCGGGGCAAGTCCGGGCTGCGCAGGGTGCAGGTCGATCGCATGGGCAAGGCGCTCGGGGTGGAGGAGCAGATCACTCCCGTCCCCGGCGACCACCTTGTGACCAGCATCGACTCCCGCGTGCAGGCGGTGACCGAGAAGGCGCTCGACAAGGCGATGAAGTCGGCGCCGTCGGCCGACGGCGGGGCCGCGGTCGTGCTCGACGCGCGCAGCGGGCGGGTGGTGGCGCTGGCCAGCGCCCCCGGGTACGACCCGGAGATCTGGGCGGGCGGGATCTCGGCGCGGGGCTACCAGTGGCTGTTGTCGGAGAAGTCCGGCAAGCCGCTCGTGTCGCGGGCGATCAACGGGCAGTTCGCGCCCGGTTCGACGTTCAAGGTCTCGTCGGTGGCGGCCATGCTGCGTGCCGGATATCCGCTCAACGGTCACTACTCCTGCCCCGGCTCGTACGCGGTGGGCGGCCGGGCGTTCAACAACTTCCGCGGCATCGCGCTGGGCACGCTCAGCCTGCACACGGCGCTGGTCAAGTCGTGCGACACGATCTTCTATCGGGCGGCGTACGAGCAGTATCTGAAGGACGGCGGGCGCACACCGAAGCGCAAGCCTCGGGAGGTGTTCGCCAACACGGCGCGGGCGTTCGGCTTCGGCAGCCCGACCGGCGTGGACCTGCCGGGCGAGTCAGGAGGGCGCATCCCCGACCGGGCCTGGAAGAAGGACCTGTGGAACCAGACCAGCGCGGTCAACTGCGAGCGGTCGCGCAAGGGGTATCCGGAGGTGAAGGACAGGGCGCGGGCCGAGTTCCTGAAGCGGCTGGCGCTGGAGAACTGCACCGAGGGGTTCCTGCTGCGGCCGGGCGACTCGGCCAACTTCTCCATCGGGCAGGGCGACGTGCTGGTCACGCCGATGCAACTGGCCAGGGCTTACATGGCGCTGGTGAGCGACGGCAAGGTGCGCAGCCCGCGCATCGGGTGGGCGCAGGTGCGGCCCGACGGCAAGGTGGTCAGGACCATCCCCGTGCCGGTGGTGGGCAAGCTGCCGATCAGCGATAAGGAGCGCCTCTACATCAAGCACGCGCTCAGCCAGGTGGCCGCCGACGGTACGGCGGCCGGGGCCTTCGCCGGGTTCCCGATGAACAAGGTGCGCGTCGGCGGCAAGACCGGCACCGCCGAGGTCTGGGGCAAGCAGGACACCTCGTGGTTCGCGTCGTTCGCACCGACGAAGAACCCGCAGTACGTGGTGGTCGCGATGGTGTCCCAGGGCGGGATGGGCGCGCAGACGGCGGCGCCGGCCGTACGGGAGATCTATGAGGGGATCTACGGCATCAAGCGCAAGCCCGCGGTGTCCAACGGCGGGCGGCTGACCACCAGACTGCCGCGCTTCGCCCCTGACGGAATGGTGATCCGGGGATGA
- the mreD gene encoding rod shape-determining protein MreD, protein MIGGVSVVLALLAQVMLVNRVPLPAGGAPDLVLLVVIGAAMVRGPAPGAVLGFCAGLLVDVMPPTAHLMGQYAFVLALVGYVAGRGAGGPVTTVVLCVLMAPLLAAVVGGLISDPRVTMATLTEQAPVTIVYTLLVSPAVIWLTTRKRFAP, encoded by the coding sequence GTGATCGGGGGTGTTTCCGTCGTGCTGGCGTTGCTGGCGCAGGTGATGCTCGTCAACCGGGTGCCGCTGCCCGCGGGTGGGGCGCCCGACCTGGTGCTGCTGGTCGTCATCGGGGCGGCCATGGTCAGGGGGCCGGCGCCGGGGGCGGTGCTCGGGTTCTGCGCGGGGCTGCTGGTCGACGTCATGCCGCCGACCGCGCATCTCATGGGCCAGTACGCGTTCGTGCTGGCGCTGGTGGGTTATGTGGCCGGGCGCGGTGCGGGAGGTCCCGTGACGACCGTCGTGCTGTGCGTGCTGATGGCGCCGCTGCTGGCGGCGGTCGTGGGCGGGTTGATCTCCGATCCCCGCGTGACGATGGCCACGCTGACCGAGCAGGCGCCGGTGACGATCGTCTACACGCTGCTGGTCTCGCCGGCCGTGATCTGGCTGACCACCAGAAAGAGATTCGCGCCATGA
- the mreC gene encoding rod shape-determining protein MreC — protein MRDSRRARLILGALLTAALVILTVDHRTGDSSPLRPLRAAGSYLFGTAEQFGGGVLRPVSTFVHAILTAPAARERIEALKAENAKLRSGLLAGKLDADRSKELDKLVGLAGAGGYKVVPGNVIARRGQPGFEDAVQLDVGTSDGVRPEMTVLNGDGLVGRVLHASSRTSTVLLISDPASAAGARLEGGKEIGVVHGVGEHGRLVQFRLLDSTAAMSRGGRIVSFGSQHSRPYVPGVPIGVIERVESTPGELTRIAYARPYADLTALDVVGVVVQAPKRDPRDAVLPPKEGAR, from the coding sequence ATGAGAGATTCACGCCGTGCCCGGCTGATCCTGGGAGCGCTGCTGACGGCGGCGCTGGTCATCCTGACCGTCGACCACCGCACCGGTGACAGCTCGCCGCTGCGCCCGCTGCGCGCGGCCGGATCCTACCTGTTCGGCACGGCGGAGCAGTTCGGGGGCGGGGTGCTGCGTCCCGTGAGCACGTTCGTGCACGCGATCCTGACCGCGCCCGCCGCCAGGGAGCGCATCGAGGCGCTGAAGGCCGAGAACGCCAAGCTGCGCTCGGGGCTGCTGGCGGGCAAGCTCGACGCCGACCGCTCCAAGGAGCTCGACAAGCTGGTCGGGCTGGCCGGGGCCGGAGGATACAAGGTGGTCCCGGGCAACGTCATCGCCAGGCGCGGGCAGCCGGGCTTCGAGGACGCGGTGCAGCTCGACGTCGGCACGAGCGACGGGGTGCGGCCGGAGATGACCGTGCTCAACGGCGACGGGCTGGTCGGGCGGGTGCTGCACGCCTCGTCCCGCACCTCCACGGTGTTGCTGATCAGCGATCCCGCCTCGGCCGCCGGGGCGCGGCTGGAGGGCGGCAAGGAGATCGGCGTCGTGCACGGGGTGGGCGAGCACGGGCGGCTGGTGCAGTTCCGGTTGCTCGACTCCACGGCGGCGATGAGCAGGGGCGGGCGGATCGTGAGCTTCGGCTCGCAGCACAGCAGGCCGTATGTGCCGGGGGTGCCGATCGGGGTGATCGAGCGGGTGGAGTCCACGCCGGGGGAGCTGACCCGCATCGCGTACGCGCGGCCGTACGCGGATCTGACGGCGCTCGACGTGGTGGGCGTGGTGGTGCAGGCGCCGAAGCGGGACCCGCGTGACGCGGTGCTGCCCCCCAAGGAGGGTGCGCGGTGA
- the mreB gene encoding rod shape-determining protein, translating to MGSKLAFLGRDMAVDLGTANTLVYVRGRGIVLNEPSVVAINTATGKIVAVGIEAKRMIGRTPGNIIAVRPLKDGVIADFDVTERMLRYFIQRVHRRRHFAKPRIIIAVPSGITSVEQRAVKEAGYQAGARKVYIVEEPMAAAIGAGLPVHEPTGNMVVDIGGGTTEVAIISMGGVVTSQSIRIGGDELDQAVIAFAKKEFSLMLGERTAEEIKIAIGSACPLGEEAHAEVRGRDLVSGLPKTIIVSSEEIRRATEEPVNAIVDAVKTTLDKCPPELSGDIMDRGIALTGGGALLKGLDERVKVETGMPVHLVDNALDSVAIGSGKCAEEFEALQQVLVPESRH from the coding sequence ATGGGCAGCAAGCTCGCGTTCCTCGGCCGTGACATGGCGGTCGACCTGGGCACCGCCAACACGCTGGTGTATGTGCGTGGCCGTGGCATCGTGCTCAACGAGCCATCAGTCGTCGCGATCAACACGGCGACCGGCAAAATCGTGGCGGTCGGCATCGAGGCCAAACGGATGATCGGCCGAACACCTGGCAACATCATCGCGGTCCGTCCGCTCAAGGACGGTGTGATCGCGGATTTCGACGTCACAGAGCGGATGTTGCGATATTTCATTCAACGGGTGCATCGGCGGCGACATTTCGCCAAACCGCGCATCATCATCGCCGTGCCGAGCGGCATCACCAGCGTTGAGCAGCGGGCGGTGAAAGAGGCCGGCTATCAGGCGGGGGCCAGAAAGGTCTACATCGTCGAGGAGCCGATGGCCGCCGCCATCGGGGCCGGGCTGCCGGTGCACGAGCCGACCGGCAACATGGTGGTCGACATCGGCGGCGGCACCACCGAGGTGGCGATCATCTCGATGGGCGGCGTGGTGACCAGCCAGTCGATCAGGATCGGCGGCGACGAGCTCGACCAGGCGGTGATCGCGTTCGCCAAGAAGGAGTTCTCGCTGATGCTCGGCGAGCGCACCGCCGAGGAGATCAAGATCGCCATCGGCTCCGCCTGCCCGCTCGGTGAGGAGGCGCACGCGGAGGTTCGCGGGCGCGACCTGGTCAGCGGGCTGCCCAAGACGATCATCGTGTCCAGCGAGGAGATCAGAAGGGCCACCGAGGAGCCGGTCAACGCCATCGTCGACGCGGTCAAGACCACACTCGACAAGTGCCCGCCCGAGCTGTCCGGCGACATCATGGACCGCGGCATCGCGCTCACCGGTGGCGGGGCCCTGCTCAAGGGGCTCGACGAGCGGGTCAAGGTCGAGACGGGCATGCCCGTCCACCTGGTCGACAACGCCCTCGACTCGGTGGCGATCGGTTCCGGCAAGTGCGCCGAGGAGTTCGAGGCCCTGCAGCAGGTCCTGGTGCCGGAGTCGCGACACTGA
- the ndk gene encoding nucleoside-diphosphate kinase encodes MSERTLVLIKPDGVKRGLIGDVIARVERKGLKVVAMDLRTLDADTAKAHYAEHSERPFFGELVEFITSGPLVALVLEGPRAVEAFRALAGATDPVKSAPGTIRGDHALEIGENVVHGSDSPESAAREIKIFFPDRF; translated from the coding sequence GTGTCCGAGCGCACTCTTGTCCTGATCAAGCCCGACGGGGTTAAGCGCGGCCTCATCGGTGACGTGATCGCCCGTGTGGAGCGCAAGGGCCTCAAGGTCGTGGCGATGGACCTGCGCACCCTCGACGCCGACACCGCCAAGGCGCACTACGCCGAGCACTCCGAGCGGCCGTTCTTCGGTGAGCTCGTCGAGTTCATCACCTCGGGGCCGCTCGTCGCCCTGGTGCTGGAGGGGCCGCGCGCCGTCGAGGCCTTCCGTGCGCTGGCCGGCGCCACCGACCCGGTCAAGTCGGCTCCGGGGACGATCCGCGGTGACCACGCCCTCGAGATCGGCGAGAACGTGGTGCACGGCTCCGACTCGCCCGAGTCGGCGGCTCGCGAGATCAAGATCTTCTTCCCGGACCGGTTCTAG
- a CDS encoding DUF4233 domain-containing protein, with protein sequence MMNFEVTPGMRRLGASVLGMEAIVAALVTPVAISVGGVEPALAVTVGIGLAVLCVVAAGLLKRPFGYVLGSVVQVLAICTGFLVTSMFFLGAIFTALWITAIIVARRVEGATSR encoded by the coding sequence ATGATGAACTTCGAGGTCACCCCCGGCATGCGCAGGCTCGGCGCCAGCGTGCTCGGCATGGAGGCGATCGTGGCCGCGCTGGTCACGCCCGTGGCGATCAGTGTGGGCGGGGTCGAGCCGGCGCTGGCCGTGACGGTCGGGATCGGCCTGGCCGTGTTGTGCGTGGTCGCGGCCGGCCTGCTCAAGCGGCCTTTCGGGTACGTGCTGGGCAGCGTCGTGCAGGTGCTCGCGATCTGCACGGGCTTCCTGGTGACGAGCATGTTCTTCCTCGGCGCGATCTTCACCGCACTGTGGATCACGGCGATTATCGTCGCTCGCCGTGTCGAGGGCGCTACTTCCCGCTAA
- a CDS encoding bifunctional folylpolyglutamate synthase/dihydrofolate synthase → MDRGVEWDFEPTLDRVAALLDLLGSPQRAYPVIHIAGTNGKTSTARLTEALLRERNLRVGRFTSPHLVSMRERITVDGEPLSEERFSQVYEEVIPYVELADTQGRRIQFFELLTAMAFAAFADTPVDVAVIETGMGGSWDATNVADGTVSVITPISLDHTDRLGPDIPSIAGEKAGIIKAGATAILAQQELAAAEVLMRRVADVGAVVAREGLEFGVLSREVAIGGQLLTLRGLKGVYEEVYLPLYGAHQASNAVCALAAVEALTGGDDPLDVELVRAAFAQASSPGRMEVVRRTPTVVIDAAHNPGGMQATLEGLHEAFDFAKVIGVIAVMRDKDVDALLELLEPILDEIVVTRNSSPRSLTADELAALAVPLFGEDRVHVVERLDDAIDRAIGMADAEGEFSGTGVLITGSVVTAGDARLLLKADGT, encoded by the coding sequence ATGGATCGTGGCGTCGAGTGGGATTTCGAGCCGACGCTCGACCGGGTCGCGGCCCTTCTTGACCTGCTGGGCTCGCCGCAGCGGGCGTACCCTGTCATACACATCGCCGGCACCAACGGCAAGACGAGCACGGCCCGGCTGACCGAGGCGCTGCTCAGGGAGCGCAACCTGCGGGTGGGGCGGTTCACCAGCCCGCACCTGGTGTCGATGCGCGAGCGGATCACCGTCGACGGGGAGCCGCTGAGCGAGGAGCGCTTCTCCCAGGTCTACGAGGAGGTCATCCCGTACGTCGAGCTGGCCGACACGCAGGGGCGGCGCATCCAGTTCTTCGAGCTGCTGACGGCCATGGCGTTCGCGGCCTTCGCCGACACCCCGGTCGACGTCGCCGTCATCGAGACCGGCATGGGCGGGTCGTGGGACGCGACGAACGTCGCCGACGGCACCGTGTCGGTGATCACGCCCATCTCGCTCGACCACACCGACCGGCTCGGGCCCGACATCCCCAGCATCGCCGGTGAGAAGGCGGGCATCATCAAGGCCGGCGCGACCGCCATCCTCGCGCAGCAGGAGCTGGCCGCCGCCGAGGTGCTGATGCGGCGCGTCGCCGACGTGGGCGCCGTCGTGGCCCGTGAGGGGCTGGAGTTCGGCGTGCTGAGCCGGGAGGTGGCGATCGGCGGGCAGCTGCTCACGCTGCGCGGCCTCAAGGGCGTCTACGAGGAGGTCTACCTGCCGCTGTACGGCGCTCACCAGGCGAGCAACGCCGTCTGCGCGCTGGCTGCCGTCGAGGCGCTGACGGGTGGCGACGACCCGCTCGACGTGGAGCTGGTCCGCGCCGCGTTCGCCCAGGCGTCGTCGCCGGGGCGGATGGAGGTCGTGCGGCGCACGCCGACGGTCGTGATCGACGCCGCCCACAACCCTGGCGGCATGCAGGCGACCCTGGAGGGGCTGCACGAGGCGTTCGACTTCGCCAAGGTGATCGGCGTGATCGCAGTCATGCGTGACAAGGACGTCGATGCGCTGCTGGAGCTGCTGGAGCCGATCCTCGACGAGATCGTCGTGACCCGTAACTCCTCACCCAGGTCCCTGACGGCCGACGAGCTGGCGGCGCTCGCCGTCCCGTTGTTCGGCGAGGACCGCGTGCACGTCGTCGAGCGGCTCGACGACGCCATCGACAGGGCGATCGGCATGGCCGATGCCGAGGGCGAGTTCAGCGGCACGGGCGTGCTCATCACCGGGTCCGTCGTGACGGCGGGCGACGCCCGGTTGCTGCTCAAGGCGGACGGCACATGA
- a CDS encoding dioxygenase family protein, whose protein sequence is MDGEHTRAEKQTGISRKTLFKAALIATPVPLLAGQVPALARQTAQSGGPLTPTPYCDDGDDPTIPQTEGPYFKPNSPQRAVLPGAGVSLTVSGYVFGLACQPLANVLLDFWQADNNGAYDNVTYNFRGHQYTNAQGAFKLTTIVPGLYPGRTRHIHVKAQAPGRPVLTTQLYFPGEPRNNTDTIFDPRLLMNVRTVGTRREATFDFVLNVPGVPPTDPPTSPPPGGGTWQVGVTYQAGDRVTYGGAAYRCLQGHQSQAGWEPPNVPALWQRA, encoded by the coding sequence GTGGACGGCGAGCACACTCGCGCGGAAAAGCAGACCGGCATCAGCAGAAAGACGCTGTTCAAAGCGGCACTCATAGCGACACCTGTCCCCTTACTCGCCGGACAGGTGCCGGCCCTCGCCCGGCAGACAGCACAGAGCGGCGGCCCGCTCACCCCCACCCCCTACTGCGATGACGGCGACGACCCGACCATCCCGCAGACGGAGGGCCCCTACTTCAAGCCGAACTCCCCGCAGCGCGCGGTCCTGCCCGGCGCCGGCGTCTCGCTCACGGTCAGCGGGTACGTCTTCGGTCTCGCCTGCCAGCCCCTGGCCAACGTGCTGCTGGACTTCTGGCAGGCCGACAACAACGGCGCGTACGACAACGTCACCTACAACTTCCGCGGTCACCAGTACACCAACGCCCAGGGCGCCTTCAAGCTCACCACGATCGTCCCCGGCCTCTACCCCGGCCGCACCCGGCACATCCACGTCAAGGCGCAGGCTCCGGGCCGGCCGGTCCTGACGACGCAGCTCTACTTCCCCGGCGAGCCACGCAACAACACCGACACCATCTTCGACCCCCGCCTCCTCATGAACGTCAGGACGGTGGGGACACGCAGGGAGGCCACGTTCGACTTCGTGCTCAACGTCCCGGGCGTACCGCCCACGGACCCACCGACAAGTCCGCCTCCGGGCGGCGGCACCTGGCAGGTTGGGGTGACCTACCAGGCGGGTGACCGGGTCACCTATGGCGGCGCGGCTTATCGGTGCCTGCAGGGGCATCAGTCACAGGCGGGCTGGGAACCACCCAACGTGCCCGCCCTGTGGCAACGCGCCTGA